The Pyxidicoccus sp. MSG2 DNA segment CTCCACGCGCTTGCTGCGGAAGATGAGCTTGGGGAAGGCCGCCACGTCGAAGAAGTCCGGCGAGCGCAGGTGGTTGTCGCGCTGCTCCACGCCGGTGTCGAGGCTCGCCGCTTCAATCTTCACCTCCGCCGAGCCGCGCGTGAGGTCCTCCCCGTCCAGCACCACCTTGCCTTCGAAGCGGGTGAAGCGGCCGTGCACCTTCGCCACCACCATGTGGCGAACCATGAAGCCGAGGGTGGAGTGCGTCGTGTCGAGGTTCCAGGTCTGGATGGCCATGTTCGTCTCTCCTGTGTTCAGCGTGTCCTGCCCCTTCCTTGAGCAACCCCCGGGCCACAACCCAAACCACTGGAATCATTGGAGAGCCCCACGCAAACACGGAAGAATGCTCTCATATTGATACTCCCAGCCTCCCAATAGGAGAGTCCGCACCAGGAGCCGGGCGGCCGCGGGGGCGGGGCCGCCGCAAGACAGCGCTCCACGATGACGGCCGCGAGGGCTAGGTTGAGAGGTGCCATGAGCACCTCACCCGCCCGCCGACAGGCCGCGCACGCTGCCCTCGCCCTGGATGACGAGGCGCTGCTGAAGGCCTGCGAGGTGGACTACTTCATCGCCTCCGGCCCCGGCGGACAGCACCGCAACACCACCGCCAGCGGCGTGCGCCTCACCCACCCGCCCACCGAGCTGTCCGTCAGCGCCACCGAGCGCCGCAGCCAGGTGCAGAACAAGGGCGTCGCCCTGGACCGCCTGCGCGAGGGCCTGCGCGCCCTCACCTTCGTCCCCAAGGTGCGCAGGGCCACCAAGCCCAGCGCCGGCTCCAAGCGGCGGAGGCTGGAGGGCAAGAAGCGCACGTCCGAGAAGAAGTCCCTGCGCAACACCAAGACGCTCTGGTGACCTGTTGCCGGGTCAACACCCGGCTGCCTTCAGGGGAGGCGTGCGCTACGCAACCGTTTGCGGCCTCGCAAAGTTTGCGTAGCAAGAACCCGCACCGGCTTACAGGGACACCGCGAATTTCTGACTGCCCCAGGGAAGGGCAGACAGGTTCACAAGGGCACAGGGCGTGCACTGTGGTGGTGTGAGGCCGACCCGGGCAGGGTCGGCACACCCCCACGGTACGGAGCTCCCCCCATGCCCTCCACGCCGCTCCCTTCCTTGTTCCGTCGCGCCGTGCTGGCGCTTGCGCTGCTCAGCGCGCTGCCGGCCTCGGCGACGGACATCGTCACCTTCAGCCGCGGCTCGCTCATCATCCCGGAGAACGCCACCTTCCAGCAGGGCTGCGGCGCGCTGTCGGCCTACGGGCTGGTGTGGCGCATCCTCCAGTCCAACCAGTCGGGCGGGCCCAACGCGGCCAACCCCATCACGGTGTACCTGGCCATCAACGACCAGAAGCAGTCGCCCAACCGGTGCGTGCCCTCCAACCGGCACGTCGCCCCGACCCCGTCCGCCGACTCGAAGTGGAACGACGGCTGCGACTTCACCATCACCAACGCCACCGAGCAGCCGGTGGTGCAGGTGGACTACGGCACCCCGCTCCCCGGCAGCGGCATCTACCCGTACGGGGACGTGCAGGACTTCGCCACGAACAGCGACGACGCGCGCCCGTACTTCGCTGACAAGACGCTGGACAACACCGTCAGCGCCCCGCGCTTCTCCACGGTGCGCTACAGCGGCGGCGCGTTCATCTTCGCCGCGGAGGACGCCCGGCGCGTCATCGACTTCATCCGCGCGGGCAGCGGCGCGCAGTCCCCGGAGAAGTTCCGGACCTCCTGCGGCTGCGGCAACTTCACCAACAACAGCGGCTGCCACTACGTGCGCATGCACCAGGCGACCATCGAGTTCACCGCGCCCATCGCCCGCCGCATCAACCGCACGCCGCCCAAGATTGCGCTGCTGGACCTGGACGAGACGTCTGACGACTCCAGGCCCGGCAACGGCGCCTCGTACGTCAAGGGCGGCATGCTGGACGACTACCTGCGCAACGCGGGCCTGGACTTCCCGGGCGCGGGCGGCTGCCCCGAGGGCACCAGCTCCTACTGCTCGCTCAACGGCGGCCAGCCGGGCCTCATCTACGACGCGCTCCACGCCAACGCGGACCTCATCTCCACCGCCGCGTTTCCCCACGGCCTGCTCAACGCGGTGGACCCCGCCACCCGCAAGCCCCGCTACAAGGTCTTCTGGGCGCCGCACTGGGAGCTCGGCGACAGCAACTACGGCGAGTACCTGGCCAACGGCGACGGCGCCACCACGCAGCGCGAGAACCTGCTGAACAACATCTCCTACTTCGGCAACCAGCGCGGCAACGGCGTCTTCGCCGAGTGCGCGAGCATCAACTCCTACGAGACGACGAAGCGCCCGGACAACACGCCAGTGCTGTCCTCGCGCTTCCAGGGGGCGGGCAACTTCCAGCGCAACCCGCTCGGCGGCCAGAACGACACCTGGGAAGGGCGCAACTGCACGGACCCGGACTACCTGGCCCAGGCCGTGAACCGCCGCGAGGCGTGCATGCTCTACCCGAACCCGGGCGACCCGTTCTCCCAGGTGGGCAACTTCAAGTTCGACAGCGTGGTGGGCCACACGACGAACTACACCGCCACGTACAAGGCGGGCGTCCGGCGGCTCGCGGTGAGCTGGTACAAGTTCCAGAACGGCGAGCGCTACGACAACGCCACGGACGTCGCGGCGAACTCCTCGCGCGGCTCCGACTTCTTCTCCTTCAACCAGAAGGACAATGACCCGGAGAAGGCGACCGTCATCTACCTCGCGGGCCATGACTTCAAGAGCGACGTCGCCGGCACGCGCATCGTGCTCAACACGCTGCTCAACCTGGGCTCCGAGCCGGTGGGCAGCGAGCGCGCGCTGGCGGCGCCGATTGCCTTCGACGACACCAACGGCACCGACGCCAACGGCACGCGGGCCCTGGTGTTCGCGGCCACCTACGACGCGGTGTCGGGCTACCCGCCCGGCGTGGACACGTATGACCCCATCCAGGGCTCGAGCTGGGTGTACCCGTACTTCCCCGGCCACCTGCGCGCGCACTCGCTCATCGGTGGCACCGCGCTGCGCGCGGGGGAGAGCGCCCTGGAGGACGCCACCCTGTGGGACGCGGACGCGATGCTGCCGCTGCCGCGCGCTCGCAACCTCTTCACCTACTTCGGCGGCGAGGTGACGCTGAACCCGAACCTCGGTCCCGGACGGCGCGCGCCGCGCGGGGTGATGCAGGTGGGCTGGAAGCCGCAGGCGGTGGCGGGCACCGCCATCAACAACGCCTACGGCGCGGCGCCCAACCCGAACTGCGTGGACGAAATCAAGCTGGGCCAGGCCACCGCGAAGGACGGCTCGCAGCACTTCGACTTCGTGAAGGGTGCTGACGGCGTGTGTGACTTGCAGCAGGCGGTGCAGTTCACCGCGCAATTGGCGGGCGCGGACTATGGCGTGAGCACGGCGGCCCTCAACAAGGCCGCGCTCACGGCGGACTTCAACAAGGTGGCGCAGCTGCTCCAGCGCGTGCGCGGCTTCTGCTTCGCCACCACCACCGGCACCGACGGCACGGGCGCGCCCATCCTCGAGCCCACCGACAGCCAGTGCAACGACCCGGATGCGGACAACCGCGCGCACCTGGGCGGCTTCGCCAACTCCACGCCCACGGTGGTTCCGCCCAGCCCGGACATTCCGGACCGGGGCACGCCGCGGCCCACGGTGGTCTACGCGGCGGGCCTGGACGGGCAGTTGCACGCCTTCTACGTGTCGGGCGGCAGTGGCTATCAGGGAACCTCGAATCCCCCGGTCGTGCTCAACCCCTCCGCCGACGCGGCATTCTCCACGGACTGGGCCCAGGCCTTCAGCCGCGGCACCCCGCCCCCCGCGGGCACGGAGCTGTGGAGCTTCATGCCGGCCACGCAGCTGCCCTGGCTGCGCAGCAACAACGCGCGCGTGGACAGCGCGCCCATCGTCCGGGACGTCTTCGCGGACTTCGCGGGCACGGGCCGGCGCGAGTGGCGCACGGTGCTGGTGGCCAACGTGGGGAAGACGGGACGCGACTTGTTCGCGCTGGACGTCACCAACCCGCTGAAGCCGGCGCTGCTGTGGCACCTGGTGGGCAGCCACGCCCAGACGGGCGCCTTCCCGCCGCACGCCCCCGTGGGGCTGACGGACCGGGACACCGGCGGCACGCAGTGGACGGTGAAGTGGCACGAGCCCACCTCGGTCTTCAAGCTGGCGCCCCAGGCGGACGTGGGCCGCCTGCCCACCGGCCTCTATGACTACAGCGAGCTGGGCGGCGCGCGCGGCCTGTCCATGGGCCGGGTGCGGCAGGGCATGGAGCCCGCCTACGTCGTCTTCGCCGCGTCCAACAGCTCGGGGGCCTCGGGCTCGCCGGCCAAGGGCATCGAGGTCTTCGCCATCGACGTCGCCAACGGCCAGAAGCTCTGGCAGTGGGAGCAGCCGTACGCGCAGGCCTGGGTGGACAACACCTCGCCCATCGCCCCCACGGTGCTGTCGGATACCGGCGGCGCGGCCCGCGTGTACGTGGGTGACATGGAGGGCCGCGTCTGGGAGCTGGAGGGCGCCACCGGGATGAATGTGAATGTGGCGCGGCTGGGCCCCTCCTGCTCGGACACCTCGCCGTGCAAGTACGCCGCGCTGGACACCGGCTCCACCATGATTGAGCCCCGCCCCATCACCACCAACGTGGCCGTGGCGCAGATGCCCGCGACGATGACGGGCGGCAGCGCGTTCGCCGCCTACCCGGGCGAGTCGCTCGCACTGGTGGGCACCGGCGGCGTCCCGTGGGTTCCCGCCACCACGGCCGGCCAGCTCCACGTCGCGCTGCTGAGCGGCAACCGGCGGCTGCCCATGGGCGTGGGGGGCAACCTGCTGAATGGGACGGCGGTGACGGCGGGCGCGGCCCACAACCTGGCCCTGAGCCAGGGCGTGCTGCAGGAGCCGCCGCCC contains these protein-coding regions:
- a CDS encoding YceI family protein yields the protein MAIQTWNLDTTHSTLGFMVRHMVVAKVHGRFTRFEGKVVLDGEDLTRGSAEVKIEAASLDTGVEQRDNHLRSPDFFDVAAFPKLIFRSKRVEAAGKGHYRVTGDLTIRDVTREVVLNVELLGRMKDPWGNERLAFQASTSIDRKDFGLMWNQALETGGLLVGERVDISVDVQAVAVPATEKAA
- a CDS encoding peptide chain release factor family protein; this translates as MSTSPARRQAAHAALALDDEALLKACEVDYFIASGPGGQHRNTTASGVRLTHPPTELSVSATERRSQVQNKGVALDRLREGLRALTFVPKVRRATKPSAGSKRRRLEGKKRTSEKKSLRNTKTLW